The nucleotide sequence CGCGGATAATTGACCACTCAGCCACTGATATAAAGTCGCTTGGGTGAAACGAGTCGTTAGGTAAGTCAGCATGGTTCGAATTTGCACCTGCTGTGCCTTCGCCTGTTGCAGGGAAGTCTGAGCCGCTTTTTCGCGCACCGCCAGCGCATCCAACTGTTTCTGTAATGCGTCGACCTCAGACTGTGCCTGCTGGTATTGGATTTGCCACTCTTCACGGCGACGGCGGTAATTCTCCGTGGTTGCCAAACGCTCGGCCACCACGCTGGTGGCTTGTCCGGCAGCCATTAACCCAATGGCAATCGCTTCCGTTACCCCTTCATAGCGTGAGCCACCATCAGCCAAACCAAAGATATTCGGGATCACTTTCAGTGCGCCACTGGCAGTCTGTACACCGGTGGAGGAAGATATCAGGGATTGTGCTGACGTTTGGGTGTCCATCACCAGTTGTTCCGCACTGGAGATGTTATTTTGATACAGCGTGTAATAATGGTCATGACGCTGTTGCGCCGTCGCCTGACTAGCCAACAGCGCCAGACGATCCGCCGCCAATCCATCCAACGCCTGTTGTTGCAATGTGATGGCATAGCTGGACATATCCAACAGTTGCTGTTGCGCCAGCTCTTCTTGACCGGCCCGTTCGCTACGTTCCAACAAGCTAAGCAGGTTCTGACCAAAACTGGTCAGCGTACCCACAGCGCTGTAAGCTCGCGGCAACATAGCGCTGAAACGGTATGGCGGTACCGTCAATATGGCACCACTGACGCCATTCGCCAACGTGCCGGACTGAGCGCGCTGAGCCAACAATGCTACCGGATCAGCCGGCGCAGCATACAACGGCAGAGAAAGCGGCTTGCCATCAACGGTCAGGTTATGACGCAGGTTGTATAACCGTGCATCCAACGTATCCCAGTGGGACAACATCAGAACATTGAGCGGTTCGTTAAAGTAGCCATTATCTGCCAGTTTCAAGTGGCTAATGTTATTGCCCGGTAATGCGGGTAAGACAGTATTACTGTTAGCCAATTGGTGCTCAAAGTCACGCAAAGCCGTTTTTTGCCCGGCGGCCAAGGTATCCAGGGTTTGCGGTGTCCAGGTGCTGCTCAACGATACATCCGGCCGAGGCCCTAGCAACTCAGCGGCCAAATTGTAATAGACACGGGCCTGAGTCAAACCATCACGAGTCAATTGGCGATACCACATATCTCCCTGAGCAATCAAGTTGCTGACATAAGCGATAAACACTGCTTTCTGGTATATCACCGGATGAGCATAAGCCTGAGTATCCGGATCGATAGGATCTCCCAAGTGACGTGATAGATCGCTGTGTACTTCAACCAACGGACGTACATTCCAGTAAGCCGGAGCATTGTGTGGCTTGTTTTTCATCGCCGGATCAAAGATGTAATGCAAACTCTTTTGTGCCGGCGAAAATTGCTGTTCGTTGGCAAAGCGTGTAGCAACTAAAAACGGCAAGTGAAAGAATAACTCCCAGAAATAGAGACCGTTTGAACCATCAAAGTCCATCGGCTCACTTTTGCCGTCAGTGACCAGATCGGCCTCCAGAGAAGGATCTGCCTGCAAGGTGTAATCCAGCAAACTATCCAATCCCAGATTAGCCTTCTCAATCAAAGTACGCACAAAGGTGGTGTTAAGACGAGTTTTCGCAGGTAATGATGAGGTCCAGAAGTCTAAATATTGCACCAGACCACGCTTGCTATCGTAACGGGAAATCAATCGAGGAATGGCATCCGGAGCTTTGCTATCTTGCAACTCAACATACACGTTAAACCACTTGCTGACCCAGGAATAGGCCCCTTTTCTCCCTGATGGTCGGTCATAATGATCCCAAACAACGTTCAAACAAACCTGTAGGTAGTTTTTATCCGGATCAGTAGAGAAATCCGCTTCGGACAAAGTATAAGTCGTAGGATAGGTTGCACCACTGGCAAGTTGGAAAGTTTGCTCACTGTAGTGTTTAAATAGATTGCGCCCATCCGCCGTCTCAGCATTGATTTCCTGATAGAATTTGCGGTTATCGGCGATCTTACTGAAGTTTTTGATAGTGGTTAATGTTGGCCAATCTGGAGACGTAAATACAGATTCAAGCTTATTAAGACTAATAGCAAAATTTATTTTATCAGACCAATCTAGCAACATTGTACCGTCTGGGATAGGTAAATAATAACTGGCAGGTGTCTCCCCCTCCCAAGCGATATAACTGCCCTGCACAGTAATAGTATGGTGAGCATCAAGCAAGGGGGAAATAGCCCATCCCTCATTAACTCGCTGTTCCAACGCCCACGTTCCATTAGGAACAGATCCACCACCATATCCAGCCGGATAGTAGTTGATCGCTGCATTATGAAAGGTGTAATAATTGCCATCATGGTAATCCAGATAAAAACCTTCATTCCCTGACCACGTGAAACCATAACCAGACTTAGAATCATATACAATATCGTTATATCCAAATATATGACGATTAACAAAATCCCCATTAGTCGTGGTTTGGATATGGAGTGTCAGGCCATCTTGGTCGATATATACATAGGCCCCGGTAGTACCCAGTTTCAAATCATCAACTTTACCTACCCAACCGGTATTTTCGGGATCTTCGGTTGGCTTGCCTGAAATAACCTTAGTAATCACATACTTTTTATCGTATACCGCGAATTGCAAGCAGTTCTGATCATTTGTTTCATCACGATAGGTACTGAACAAAAAATCCTTACTCAATGGCCTGAGAATATGGTGATTGAAGGCTGAGTCACAATACAAGTAACCATACACAGCAGGACGGTTTTGATGTGGAGTCCCCGTAAAATTACGCACAAATACCCCCAACATCAAACGGCCATACGGGTTACTGTCCGTTTCCTCCGTCGGGTCAATACTAAAATCAGTGGTAGCCAGTAAATTAACCTTCCGCAGTGTAGTCTTCGATTCATCAATCAGCAGGCTGGATCGCTGTGTTTCTGAACTTTCATCTGCTTGCTGCGTCATCAGCGTGGTGGTATTCGGTGCCGTCCAGGTATCATCATAACGTTTATAGCCAAATTTTATGCTGTAGGCATGGGTTTTTCCGATATTTTTACCGTCAGCATCCTTCTGTACTGCCGGGTCACGTTCAACCCAAGCGACATACAGCCGGTCATTATAAAATACTGGGCGAACTGTATGCTCCAGCACCGTATCACCAGACAACGGCAAGGTAATTTCCTGCCAATCATTCCAG is from Photorhabdus laumondii subsp. laumondii and encodes:
- the tccB gene encoding insecticidal toxin complex protein TccB, which translates into the protein MLSTMEKQLNESQRDALVTGYMNFVASTLKGVDGQPVTVEDLYEYLLIDPEVADEVETSRVAQAIASIQQYMTRLVNGSEPGRQAMELSTANEWRDNDSQYAIWAAGAEVRNYAENYISPITRQEKSHYFSELETTLNQNRLDPDRVQDAVLGYLNEFEAVSNLYVLSGYINQDKFDQAIYYFIGRTTTKPYRYYWRQMDLSKNRQDPAGNPVTPNCWNDWQEITLPLSGDTVLEHTVRPVFYNDRLYVAWVERDPAVQKDADGKNIGKTHAYSIKFGYKRYDDTWTAPNTTTLMTQQADESSETQRSSLLIDESKTTLRKVNLLATTDFSIDPTEETDSNPYGRLMLGVFVRNFTGTPHQNRPAVYGYLYCDSAFNHHILRPLSKDFLFSTYRDETNDQNCLQFAVYDKKYVITKVISGKPTEDPENTGWVGKVDDLKLGTTGAYVYIDQDGLTLHIQTTTNGDFVNRHIFGYNDIVYDSKSGYGFTWSGNEGFYLDYHDGNYYTFHNAAINYYPAGYGGGSVPNGTWALEQRVNEGWAISPLLDAHHTITVQGSYIAWEGETPASYYLPIPDGTMLLDWSDKINFAISLNKLESVFTSPDWPTLTTIKNFSKIADNRKFYQEINAETADGRNLFKHYSEQTFQLASGATYPTTYTLSEADFSTDPDKNYLQVCLNVVWDHYDRPSGRKGAYSWVSKWFNVYVELQDSKAPDAIPRLISRYDSKRGLVQYLDFWTSSLPAKTRLNTTFVRTLIEKANLGLDSLLDYTLQADPSLEADLVTDGKSEPMDFDGSNGLYFWELFFHLPFLVATRFANEQQFSPAQKSLHYIFDPAMKNKPHNAPAYWNVRPLVEVHSDLSRHLGDPIDPDTQAYAHPVIYQKAVFIAYVSNLIAQGDMWYRQLTRDGLTQARVYYNLAAELLGPRPDVSLSSTWTPQTLDTLAAGQKTALRDFEHQLANSNTVLPALPGNNISHLKLADNGYFNEPLNVLMLSHWDTLDARLYNLRHNLTVDGKPLSLPLYAAPADPVALLAQRAQSGTLANGVSGAILTVPPYRFSAMLPRAYSAVGTLTSFGQNLLSLLERSERAGQEELAQQQLLDMSSYAITLQQQALDGLAADRLALLASQATAQQRHDHYYTLYQNNISSAEQLVMDTQTSAQSLISSSTGVQTASGALKVIPNIFGLADGGSRYEGVTEAIAIGLMAAGQATSVVAERLATTENYRRRREEWQIQYQQAQSEVDALQKQLDALAVREKAAQTSLQQAKAQQVQIRTMLTYLTTRFTQATLYQWLSGQLSALYYQAYDAVVSLCLSAQACWQYELGDYATTFIQTGTWNDHYRGLQVGETLQLNLLQMEAAYLVRHERRLNVIRTVSLKSLLGDDGFGKLKTEGKVDFPLSEKLFDNDYPGHYLRQIKTVSVTLPTLIGPYQNVKATLTQTSSSTLLTADINGVKRLNDPTGKEGDATHIVTNLRASQQVALSSGINDAGSFELRLEDERYLSFEGTGAVSKWTLTFPRSVDEHIDDKTLKADEMQAALLANMDDVLVQVHYTACDGGASFANQVKKTLF